The Alteripontixanthobacter sp. genome has a window encoding:
- a CDS encoding DUF4435 domain-containing protein: protein MTYLESLRARRKTPAAAWHKLRTSMSAERFDFFAVFEGEDDEEFFSHFLYQRFPDKKFRPIVCDGKGGVLALHQSAVAEYGEERNIFFFVDTDHDCLIGRDIYPAQTFSTCGYSIENYFYDSDTVFAGIMRHFRLNPADDLCKEIRTAFEHDRSLFERRSTPIMSYAVALRINDQDPKLDNFGLHALFDLHSSGIRKKPQDFNIFLRAVQATTLPRCELFRVRRLLKGRDPNEFFRGKFVASFVLNFCRKLAKRFENKPKLNGKPLKASMEFGGNSLVNAFIDYIDMPERLSSFFDTIDVKIQAT from the coding sequence ATGACATACCTAGAATCGCTGAGAGCGCGCCGAAAAACGCCTGCCGCAGCTTGGCACAAGCTCCGCACGTCAATGTCGGCGGAGCGGTTTGACTTCTTTGCAGTTTTTGAGGGCGAGGATGACGAAGAGTTTTTCTCTCACTTTTTATACCAGCGATTCCCAGACAAGAAATTCCGGCCGATTGTCTGTGATGGAAAAGGGGGAGTTCTCGCTTTGCATCAAAGTGCAGTTGCGGAGTATGGAGAGGAAAGAAATATATTCTTCTTTGTCGATACCGACCATGATTGCCTCATAGGTCGCGATATCTACCCAGCTCAAACATTCTCCACTTGCGGCTATTCTATCGAAAATTACTTCTACGATTCGGACACTGTCTTTGCTGGGATCATGCGCCACTTTAGGTTGAATCCGGCGGACGATTTGTGCAAAGAAATTAGGACCGCTTTCGAACACGACAGATCGCTGTTTGAGCGCCGGTCCACCCCCATAATGTCTTATGCAGTCGCCCTTAGGATCAACGATCAAGACCCAAAACTTGATAATTTCGGGCTGCATGCACTTTTCGACCTGCATTCGAGTGGAATTCGGAAAAAACCGCAAGATTTCAATATCTTTTTGAGGGCAGTGCAGGCTACCACCTTACCGCGATGTGAGCTGTTCAGAGTTAGACGATTACTGAAAGGGCGCGATCCGAATGAGTTTTTTAGAGGGAAGTTCGTTGCATCATTCGTCCTGAACTTCTGCAGAAAGCTGGCCAAGCGCTTTGAGAATAAGCCAAAGCTCAACGGGAAGCCTCTGAAAGCAAGTATGGAGTTTGGGGGTAACAGTCTTGTTAACGCGTTCATAGATTACATAGATATGCCCGAACGTCTCTCAAGCTTTTTTGACACTATAGACGTAAAAATTCAGGCGACCTGA